A window of Sagittula sp. P11 genomic DNA:
GTGGCCGCATACGCTGGCGATCCAGCCCGGGGGCGTCACGCGGGCGCCTTCCGCGCGCGACAAGGCGCGGATCGGCGCGTGGCTGGCGGGCTTCCGGCGGTTCCTGGAGCGCGAGGTCTTCGGCGCACCGCTTGAGGCCTTCGACGCGCTGTCGGACGTGGCGGGGCTGGAGCGCTGGGACGCGGGAGACGCCGGGTTGTTCCTTGAGGTGGCGGCGGACACCGGGCTCACCGATCTGGGCCGGGGCCCGGGGCGCTACATGTCCTTCGGCGCCTACCCGGTGCCGGAGGGGCGGCTCTTCCGGCGCGGGCTCTGGCAGGGCGGCGCGGTGGGGCCGGTGGACGAGGGGGCCATCGTCGAGGACCTGAGCCACGCCTGGATGCTGGGCGCGGCGGCGCATCCTTCGGCCGGGGAGACGCGGCCCGACGCGGCCATGCGCGAGGAGGCCTACAGCTGGTGCAAGGCGCCGCGGCTGGGCGGAGAGACGGTGGAGGTCGGCGCGCTGGCCCGGCAGATCGTCGACGGCCACCCGCTGGCGGTGGCGCTGGCGGGGGAGGGCGGCGTGCGGGCGCGTGTCGCCGGGCGCCTGCTGGAGATCGCGCGGACGCAGATCGTGCTGGAGGGGCTGCTGGCCGGGATCGCGCCCGAGAAGGCTTTCATGACCGAGGTGGCGCTGCCCCGGGACGGGTCCGGCGTGGGGCTGGTGGAGGCGGCGCGCGGGTCGCTCGGCCACTGGCTGAGTGTCGAGGGCGGGCGCATTTCCAGCTACCAGATCGTGGCGCCGACCACGTGGAACTTCTCGCCCCGCGACGGCAGCGGCGTGCCCGGCCCGGTGGAGGCGGCGCTGGTCGGTGCGGAGGTGCGCCAGGGCGAGGACACGCCCCTGGCCGTGCAGCACGTGGTGCGGAGCTTCGACCCGTGCATGGTCTGCACGGTGCATTGATGGCGCCGTGTCTGCGGTTGGGCAGGGCGCGCCCGGGTGTCGGCGGCCTGCGGTGTGGCAGGCGGTGCGCCGAGGTATTTGGACCAAGGTGAAGACATGGGAGCGGGGAGGCGGATACGGGTGCGCGGTCAGGTGCAGGGCGTGGGCTTCCGCCCCTTCGTCTGGCAGCTTGCGCGCGAGCGGGGGCTGACCGGGATCGTGCTGAACGATCCCGAGGGTGTGCTGATCCTCGCCGCCGGGCCCGACCTGGACGGGTTCGAGCGGGCGCTTGTGGAGCGTGCGCCCCTGCTGGCACGGGTGGATTCGGTGGAGTCCATGCCTTGCGAGGTGGAGGCGGAGGGCTTTGTCATCGGCGCGTCCGAAGGGGCGGGGGCCGAGACACGGGTGACGCCGGACGCGGCGAGCTGCGCCGAGTGCCTGGCGGAGGTGCGCGATCCCGGCGACCGGCGGCACGGCTATGCCTTTGCCAATTGCACCCATTGCGGGCCGCGCTTCACCATCCTGCGGGGGCTGCCCTACGACCGGGCGCAGACGACCATGGCGGCCTTCCCGATGTGCGGCGCCTGCCGGGCGGAGTATGGCGACCCGGGCGACCGGCGCTTTCACGCGCAGCCGGTGGCCTGCCCGGACTGCGGTCCGCGGCTGTGGCTGGAGCCGGAGGGCGGTCTGGCCGAAGCGGTGGCGCGGCTGGCGCGGGGCGAGGTGCTGGCGGTCAAGGGGCTGGGGGGGGTCCACCTGGCCTGCGACGCCGCGAACGCGGAGGCGGTGGCGCTCTTGCGGGCGCGCAAGCGGCGGCCGACGAAGCCCTTTGCGCTGATGGCGCCGCTGGAGGTGGTCCGGCGGTTCGCACGGGTGGACGGCGCGGCGGAGGCGCTGCTGCGCGATCCGGCGGCGCCGATCGTGCTGTTGCCGAAGGGCTGCGAGACCCTGCATGAAGGCGTGGCGCCGGGCATGGCGGAACTGGGCTGGATGCTGCCCTACACGCCGCTGCACCACCTGCTGCTCGACGCCTTCGGGGGCGTGCTGGTGATGACCTCGGGCAACCTGTCGGGTGAGCCGCAGGTGATCGGCAACGCGGAGGCGCGGGAAAAGCTCGGGCCGTTCGCCGATGCCTTCCTGCTGCACGATCGCGACATCGCGCGGCGGCTGGACGATTCCGTCGAACGGGCGGAGCCGCCGATGGTTCTGCGCCGGGCGCGGGGGCGGGTGCCGGGGACGCTGCCGCTGCCGGAGGGCTTTGGCGATGCGCCGCAGGTGGTGGGCTATGGCGGCCAGATGAAGGCGGCGATCTGCCTTCTGAAGAACGGGCAGGCGCTTTTGGGGCATCACCTGGGCGAGCTGGACGAGGCGCTGACCTGGGATGCTTTCCTCGACGCCGACCGGGATTATGCGGCGCTTTTCGATCATCGCCCGGAGGTGGTCGCCGTGGACCTGCATCCGGATTTCCGCGCCTCGCGCCACGGGGCGGCGCGGGCGGAGGCGGAGGGGCTGCGGCTGGAGGAGGTCCAGCATCACCACGCGCACCTTGCGTCCTGCCTCGGCGAGAACGGCTGGCCGCTGGACGGCGGGCCGGTCGCCGGGATCGTGCTGGACGGTCTGGGGCTGGGGCCGGATGGCACGGTCTGGGGCGGCGAGCTGCTGCTGGGCGATTACCGCGGGTACGCGCGGCGCGGCTGGCTGGCGCCGGTGCCGCTGGTGGGCGGCGACCGGGCGCAGGCGGAGCCCTGGCGCAACGCGCTGGTCCGGCTGGACGCGGCGGGGCTGGCGGACTGGGCGGACGGGCTGTTCCCCGATGCGCCGCGCGACATGCTGCGGATGGCGGCGGCGCGGGGGCTGAACGCGCCAGCGTCGTCTTCGGCCGGGCGGCTCTTCGACGCGGTCGCGGCCTGCCTCGGGATTTGCCCGGACAGGCAGAGCTACGAGGGCGAGGCGGCCATGCGGCTGGAGGCGCTGGCCGGTGAGGGCGGCGGTGCGGGCTATGAGTTTGGCCATGACGGGCCGGTCATCGACCCGGGGCCGGTGTTCCGCGCGCTTCATGAGGACGTGTCGCGGGGTGCGGGCGCGGCGCAGGTGTCGGCGCGGTTCCATGCCGGGCTGGCGCGGGCCTTTGCCGGGCGCGCGCGGGCGCTGGTGCGGGACGGGGAGGCTGAGGCCGTGGCGCTGACGGGGGGCTGCTTCCAGAACGCGCGCCTTCTGCGGGAGACGCTGGATGCGCTTGGCGATGTGCCGGTGCTGGTCCATCGGACTGTGCCCGCGAACGACGGCGGGCTGGCGCTGGGGCAGGCGCTGGTGGCGGCGGCGCGGGTGGTGCCGGACTGACCGCCCTTTCGTTGCGATGTTGGTGCGCGGGGAGGGTGGCGTGAAACCCCACCCTACGGGGTGTCGCGCGACCGGGACGGACATGACTCGGGTCCGTGGTTGCCGCGCTGCGGCAGGGGGCCCTGCGGAAAGCGACTTACCGGAAGCGGGTGGAAAGCGGACAGCCCTTTGCCGGAGGTAGGCGCATCCGTCACCTGCACAATCGGCGCAAGCATCTGAAAATCCGTGACTAATCGAAGATATGCGCGGTCTGCACATTCATTTTGCATCGACCCCCTCCGAGCGGCCCATATGGGTGGCAGCTTTGTATGCCACGGCATTCTGCAGCGCCGCATCGCGCCGCTGACGAGGCCGGATGACAGGGAGGGACCAGCTTGAGCCAGATAGAAACCTTCTATGACGTGATGCGCCGGCAGGGGATCACCCGCCGGAGCTTCATGAAGTACTGCACGCTGACGGCGTCGGCGCTGGGGCTGGGACCCGCCTTCGTGCCGCAGATCGCCCACGCGATGGAGACCAAGCCGCGCACGCCGGTGATCTGGGTGCACGGGCTGGAATGCACCTGCTGCTCGGAGTCGTTCATCCGCTCGGCGCATCCGCTGGCGAAGGACGTGGTGCTGTCGATGATCTCGCTGGACTACGACGACACGCTGATGGCGGCGGCGGGCCACCAGGCCGAGGCGGCGCTGCAGGACACCATCGAGAAGTACAAGGGCAACTACATCCTCGCCGTGGAAGGCAACCCGCCGCTGAACGAGGACGGGATGTACTGCATCGTCGGCGGCAAGCCCTTCGTCGAGCAGCTGCGCCATGCGGCGGAGCACGCCAAGGCGATCATCTCGTGGGGCGCCTGCGCGTCCTATGGCTGCGTGCAGGCCGCGGCGCCCAACCCGACGCGGGCGACGCCGGTGCACAAGGTCATCACCGACAAGCCGATCATCAAGGTGCCGGGCTGCCCGCCCATCGCCGAGGTCATGACCGGCGTCATCACCTACATGCTGACCTTCGACCGGCTGCCGGAGCTCGACCGGCAGGGCCGCCCCGCGATGTTCTACGGCCAGCGCATCCACGACAAGTGCTACCGCCGTCCGCATTTTGACGCCGGCCAGTTCGTCGAGGCATGGGACGACGACAACGCGCGCAAGGGCTATTGCCTCTACAAGATGGGCTGCAAGGGCCCGACCACCTACAACGCCTGCTCCACCGTGCGCTGGAACGAGGGCGTGTCCTTCCCGATCCAGTCGGGCCATGGCTGCATCGGCTGTTCCGAGGACGGCTTCTGGGACCAGGGCAGCTTCTACAACCGCGTGACCGATCTGACCCAGTTCGGGGTCGAGGCGAACGCCGACAAGATCGGGCTGGCCGCTGCCGGTGTCGTGGGGGCGGGCGTCGCCGCCCATGCCGCCGTGACCGCGCTGAAGGCCGCACAGAAAAAGACCCAGTCCGCGAAAGAGGAGGCCTGATAGATGGTCATTCAAACCCCGAACGGCTTTGACCTCGACAATTCCGGCAAGCGGATCGTCGTGGACCCGGTGACCCGGATCGAAGGCCACATGCGCTGCGAAGTGAACGTGGACGAGGAGGGCTTCATCCGCAACGCGGTCTCTACGGGGACCATGTGGCGCGGGCTGGAGGTGATCTTGAAGGGCCGCGATCCGCGCGACGCCTGGGCCTTTACCGAGCGGATCTGCGGCGTCTGCACCGGCACCCATGCGCTTACCAGCGTGCGGGCGGTGGAGGATGCGCTGGGGATCACCATCCCCGACAACGCGAACTCCATCCGCAACATCATGCAGCTCAACCTGGAGATCCACGACCATGTCGTGCACTTCTACCACCTGCATGCGCTCGACTGGGTGAACCCGATCAACGCGCTGAAGGCGGACCCGAAGGCCACGTCGGAGCTGCAGCAGGCCGTGTCGCCCTCGCATCCGATGTCCTCGCCCGGCTACTTCCGGGACGTGCAGAACCGGCTGAAGAAGTTCGTGGAAAGCGGGCAGCTTGGCCTCTTCAAGAACGGCTACTGGGACAACCCGGCCTACCTGCTGCCGCCCGAGGCGGACCTGATGGCCACGACCCACTACCTCGAGGCGCTCGACCTCCAGAAGGAGATCGTCAAGGTCCACACCATCTTTGGCGGCAAGAACCCGCATCCCAACTGGCTGGTGGGCGGCGTGCCGTGCCCGATCAACGTGCATTCGACCGGGGCCGTGGGCGCAATCAACATGGAACGCCTGAACATGGTGTCCTCGATCATCGAGCAGTGCATCGAGTTCAACAAGAACGTCTACCTGCCGGACGTGAAGGCCATCGGCGGCTTCTACAAGAACTGGCTCTATGGCGGTGGGCTGTCGTCCAAGGCGTGCCTCGCCTACGGGGACATCCCCGAGAACCCGAACGATTTCAGCGCCGAGCAGCTTCACCTGCCGCGCGGCGCGATCATCAACGGCGACCTCACCACGGTGCACGACGTCGACCCGCGCGACCCCGAGCAGGTGCAGGAGTTCGTCGACCATTCGTGGTACACCTACGGCGAGGCGGGCAAGGGGCTGCATCCGTGGGACGGCGTGACGGAGCCGAACTACGAACTTGGCCCCAACGCCAAGGGCACCCGGACCGACATCCAGGAACTGGACGAGGCGGCGAAGTATTCGTGGATCAAGGCGCCGCGCTGGCGGGGCAACGCGATGGAGGTGGGCCCGCTCGCCCGCTATGTCGTGGGTTATGCCAAGGGTCACGAAGAGATCAAGGACCAGGTCGACCGCCTGCTGCGCGACATGGACCTGCCGCTTGAGGCCGTCTTCTCGACCCTCGGGCGCACCGCGGCGCGGGCGCTGGAGTCGGAGTACTGCGGCC
This region includes:
- the hypF gene encoding carbamoyltransferase HypF, which codes for MGAGRRIRVRGQVQGVGFRPFVWQLARERGLTGIVLNDPEGVLILAAGPDLDGFERALVERAPLLARVDSVESMPCEVEAEGFVIGASEGAGAETRVTPDAASCAECLAEVRDPGDRRHGYAFANCTHCGPRFTILRGLPYDRAQTTMAAFPMCGACRAEYGDPGDRRFHAQPVACPDCGPRLWLEPEGGLAEAVARLARGEVLAVKGLGGVHLACDAANAEAVALLRARKRRPTKPFALMAPLEVVRRFARVDGAAEALLRDPAAPIVLLPKGCETLHEGVAPGMAELGWMLPYTPLHHLLLDAFGGVLVMTSGNLSGEPQVIGNAEAREKLGPFADAFLLHDRDIARRLDDSVERAEPPMVLRRARGRVPGTLPLPEGFGDAPQVVGYGGQMKAAICLLKNGQALLGHHLGELDEALTWDAFLDADRDYAALFDHRPEVVAVDLHPDFRASRHGAARAEAEGLRLEEVQHHHAHLASCLGENGWPLDGGPVAGIVLDGLGLGPDGTVWGGELLLGDYRGYARRGWLAPVPLVGGDRAQAEPWRNALVRLDAAGLADWADGLFPDAPRDMLRMAAARGLNAPASSSAGRLFDAVAACLGICPDRQSYEGEAAMRLEALAGEGGGAGYEFGHDGPVIDPGPVFRALHEDVSRGAGAAQVSARFHAGLARAFAGRARALVRDGEAEAVALTGGCFQNARLLRETLDALGDVPVLVHRTVPANDGGLALGQALVAAARVVPD
- a CDS encoding hydrogenase small subunit → MSQIETFYDVMRRQGITRRSFMKYCTLTASALGLGPAFVPQIAHAMETKPRTPVIWVHGLECTCCSESFIRSAHPLAKDVVLSMISLDYDDTLMAAAGHQAEAALQDTIEKYKGNYILAVEGNPPLNEDGMYCIVGGKPFVEQLRHAAEHAKAIISWGACASYGCVQAAAPNPTRATPVHKVITDKPIIKVPGCPPIAEVMTGVITYMLTFDRLPELDRQGRPAMFYGQRIHDKCYRRPHFDAGQFVEAWDDDNARKGYCLYKMGCKGPTTYNACSTVRWNEGVSFPIQSGHGCIGCSEDGFWDQGSFYNRVTDLTQFGVEANADKIGLAAAGVVGAGVAAHAAVTALKAAQKKTQSAKEEA
- a CDS encoding nickel-dependent hydrogenase large subunit; translation: MTKTLLVGPFNRVEGDLEIRLEVAEGRVAAAYANSPMFRGFERMMIGKGPEDALTITPRICGICSISQSAAAALALADLAGAEMAPEGARVAALLHGVENLLDHLTHFYLFFMPDFARAGYAGRGWHDRVQARFLAGQGSGTRAAVAARAELFHIVGLLGGKWPHTLAIQPGGVTRAPSARDKARIGAWLAGFRRFLEREVFGAPLEAFDALSDVAGLERWDAGDAGLFLEVAADTGLTDLGRGPGRYMSFGAYPVPEGRLFRRGLWQGGAVGPVDEGAIVEDLSHAWMLGAAAHPSAGETRPDAAMREEAYSWCKAPRLGGETVEVGALARQIVDGHPLAVALAGEGGVRARVAGRLLEIARTQIVLEGLLAGIAPEKAFMTEVALPRDGSGVGLVEAARGSLGHWLSVEGGRISSYQIVAPTTWNFSPRDGSGVPGPVEAALVGAEVRQGEDTPLAVQHVVRSFDPCMVCTVH
- a CDS encoding nickel-dependent hydrogenase large subunit, whose translation is MVIQTPNGFDLDNSGKRIVVDPVTRIEGHMRCEVNVDEEGFIRNAVSTGTMWRGLEVILKGRDPRDAWAFTERICGVCTGTHALTSVRAVEDALGITIPDNANSIRNIMQLNLEIHDHVVHFYHLHALDWVNPINALKADPKATSELQQAVSPSHPMSSPGYFRDVQNRLKKFVESGQLGLFKNGYWDNPAYLLPPEADLMATTHYLEALDLQKEIVKVHTIFGGKNPHPNWLVGGVPCPINVHSTGAVGAINMERLNMVSSIIEQCIEFNKNVYLPDVKAIGGFYKNWLYGGGLSSKACLAYGDIPENPNDFSAEQLHLPRGAIINGDLTTVHDVDPRDPEQVQEFVDHSWYTYGEAGKGLHPWDGVTEPNYELGPNAKGTRTDIQELDEAAKYSWIKAPRWRGNAMEVGPLARYVVGYAKGHEEIKDQVDRLLRDMDLPLEAVFSTLGRTAARALESEYCGRLQKHFFDKLVTNIKNGDESTANVAKWDPSTWPKEAKGVGMTEAPRGALGHWVRIKDGRIDNYQCVVPTTWNGSPRDTAGNIGAFEASLMNTKMERPEEPVEILRTLHSFDPCLACSTHVMSPDGEELTTVKVR